In Candidatus Blochmannia vicinus, one DNA window encodes the following:
- the rsmH gene encoding 16S rRNA (cytosine(1402)-N(4))-methyltransferase RsmH, whose product MCIFHINYDHKSVLLEEAIQALNISSTGIYVDGTFGSGGHSRLILSKLTKKGRLLAIDRDWSAIKIGKKIAEQDSRFTIIHSTFSKIHRHIQNMGLTGSVDGILLDLGMSAFQLNDDNRGFSFMRDGPLDMRMDISSGQSAAEWLSKASLENIVWVLKTFGEERFAKIIAKVIVSTRRYKPIVRSIILSKLICSIVPYRNIHKHPATKSFLAIRMYINNELEEIMQVLEDSLGMLSTRGRLVVISFNSLEDRLVKHFIRNHSCLLPIPPKIPLTDYQIFSKYKSKYKLKDMGKLMPSKNEIKRNICARSAILRCAEKLII is encoded by the coding sequence ATGTGCATATTTCATATTAACTACGATCATAAAAGTGTATTGTTAGAAGAAGCGATACAAGCATTAAATATTAGTTCAACAGGAATATACGTTGATGGAACATTTGGTTCAGGAGGTCATTCTAGGTTAATTTTATCTAAATTAACTAAAAAAGGCCGTTTGTTAGCTATTGATAGAGATTGGTCAGCTATCAAAATTGGAAAAAAAATTGCTGAACAAGACAGTAGATTTACAATCATACATAGTACATTTTCCAAAATACACAGACATATTCAAAATATGGGCCTTACTGGATCGGTGGATGGAATTCTATTAGACTTAGGGATGAGTGCGTTTCAATTGAATGATGACAACAGAGGGTTCTCGTTCATGAGAGATGGTCCTTTAGACATGCGTATGGATATTAGTAGTGGACAATCTGCCGCTGAGTGGTTATCGAAAGCTTCATTGGAAAACATTGTTTGGGTACTAAAAACTTTCGGAGAAGAGAGATTTGCTAAAATTATTGCTAAAGTTATTGTATCTACAAGACGATATAAACCTATTGTACGTTCCATTATTTTATCTAAATTGATATGCAGTATCGTTCCATATCGCAACATACATAAGCATCCTGCAACTAAAAGCTTTTTAGCAATTAGGATGTATATTAATAATGAATTAGAAGAAATAATGCAAGTATTAGAAGATTCATTAGGGATGCTTTCCACACGAGGAAGATTAGTAGTAATTAGTTTTAATTCTTTAGAAGATCGCTTAGTAAAACATTTTATTCGTAATCATAGTTGTCTTCTACCAATACCTCCTAAAATTCCATTAACAGATTATCAAATATTCAGTAAATATAAAAGTAAATATAAACTAAAAGATATGGGAAAATTAATGCCTTCAAAAAATGAAATTAAAAGAAATATATGTGCTCGCAGCGCGATATTACGTTGTGCTGAAAAATTAATTATTTAA
- the ftsL gene encoding cell division protein FtsL encodes MKKKQYSLINIIYNDLYFYGKQQLLLLFLVLVSAMLVILVTYNTRLMIMDREKIILEKDVLDIEWRNLILEEKILSDHSRIERIAINKLKMHYVDPTQNNMFH; translated from the coding sequence ATGAAAAAAAAACAATATAGCCTTATTAATATTATTTATAATGATTTATATTTTTATGGTAAACAGCAATTACTTTTATTGTTTTTAGTGTTAGTGTCAGCAATGTTGGTGATTTTAGTAACTTATAATACTAGATTAATGATTATGGATCGCGAAAAAATTATTTTGGAAAAAGATGTTTTAGACATTGAATGGAGAAATTTAATCCTTGAAGAAAAAATATTATCTGACCATAGCCGTATTGAACGTATTGCTATAAATAAACTAAAAATGCATTATGTAGATCCAACACAAAATAATATGTTCCACTGA
- the leuA gene encoding 2-isopropylmalate synthase, whose protein sequence is MSQQVIIFDTTLRDGEQSLQASLNVKEKLQIAFALERLGVDIMEVGFPISSPGDFESVRTIAKQIKNSLVCALARCVEKDIDIAAEALRVAKNFRIHIFLPTSAVHIQSKLNKNFNQIIEMTIHAIHYARKYTDDIEFSCEDAGRTTIDNLCRIVEIAIQSGASTINIPDTVGYTTPYHFGQIIDSLYNRVPGIDKAIISVHCHDDLGMAVGNAISAIQAGARQIEGTINGIGERAGNAALEEVIMAIKVREDLLNVHTNIRFQEIYRTSQVISQLCNMPIPANKAIVGSNAFSHSSGIHQDGILKNRRNYEIMTPESIGLKDIKLNLTSRSGRAAVKYHMQSMGYQESDYDMDKLYDVFLELADKKGQVFDYDLEALAFINNQQEQSEFFRLKCFDVHSSSSGIATALVKLYCGKNICAYSATGNGPIDAIYEALTRITKLSMNLEKYQLNAKGHGRNALGQVDIVVSYEGRNFHGVGLDTDVIESSVKAMIHVLNNIWRAKQVIIQRKYLQKDSH, encoded by the coding sequence ATGAGTCAACAAGTCATTATTTTTGATACAACTTTACGAGACGGGGAACAATCTTTACAGGCAAGTTTGAATGTAAAGGAAAAATTACAAATTGCTTTTGCTTTAGAACGTTTGGGAGTAGATATTATGGAAGTTGGATTCCCAATATCTTCTCCGGGAGACTTTGAATCAGTACGTACAATAGCTAAACAAATAAAAAATAGTTTAGTATGTGCCTTAGCTAGATGTGTTGAAAAAGATATTGATATTGCGGCAGAAGCATTAAGAGTTGCTAAAAATTTTCGTATTCATATATTTTTGCCTACCTCAGCTGTACATATTCAATCTAAATTAAATAAAAATTTTAATCAAATTATAGAAATGACTATTCATGCAATACATTATGCAAGAAAATACACGGATGATATAGAATTTTCTTGCGAAGATGCTGGACGTACTACTATAGACAATTTGTGTCGTATTGTTGAAATTGCTATTCAATCTGGAGCAAGTACTATTAATATTCCTGATACAGTAGGGTATACAACTCCATATCACTTTGGCCAAATTATTGATTCTCTATATAATCGTGTTCCTGGCATTGACAAAGCTATTATTTCAGTGCATTGTCATGATGATTTAGGTATGGCAGTGGGTAATGCCATTTCAGCTATACAAGCAGGAGCCCGGCAAATTGAAGGTACTATAAATGGTATTGGTGAACGAGCAGGAAATGCTGCGCTAGAAGAAGTAATTATGGCTATTAAAGTACGAGAGGATTTATTAAATGTACATACTAATATTCGTTTTCAAGAAATTTATAGGACTAGTCAAGTAATTAGTCAATTATGTAATATGCCTATTCCAGCCAATAAAGCAATAGTTGGCTCGAATGCTTTTTCTCATTCTTCAGGCATTCATCAGGATGGTATATTAAAAAATAGAAGAAATTATGAAATTATGACTCCAGAAAGTATTGGTTTAAAAGATATTAAATTAAATCTTACATCTCGGTCTGGAAGGGCGGCGGTAAAATATCATATGCAGTCTATGGGTTATCAAGAAAGTGATTATGACATGGATAAGTTATATGATGTTTTTTTAGAATTAGCAGATAAAAAAGGACAAGTGTTTGATTATGATCTAGAAGCTTTAGCATTTATTAATAATCAACAAGAACAATCAGAATTCTTCAGATTAAAGTGCTTCGATGTACATTCTAGTTCTTCTGGTATTGCTACCGCTTTAGTAAAATTATATTGTGGAAAAAATATATGTGCTTATTCAGCAACTGGAAATGGACCAATAGATGCGATTTATGAAGCATTAACGCGTATTACAAAGTTGTCTATGAATTTAGAGAAATATCAACTTAATGCAAAAGGGCATGGTCGCAATGCATTAGGGCAAGTAGATATTGTTGTATCGTATGAAGGCCGTAATTTTCATGGAGTTGGATTAGATACAGATGTAATAGAATCTTCAGTTAAAGCTATGATCCATGTTTTAAACAACATTTGGCGTGCAAAACAAGTAATAATTCAACGAAAATACTTACAAAAAGATAGTCACTAA